Proteins from a genomic interval of Stenotrophomonas maltophilia:
- a CDS encoding TonB-dependent receptor, with translation MLNHKRSALSLALAVVLAPTLASAQSTQSTTTPAGTAATNLDTVQVTGIRRGIESAIAVKQDATSVVEAISAEDIGKLPDVSIAESISRLPGLAAQRVAGRAQVISVRGLSPDFATTLLNGREVVSTGDNRGVEFDQYPSELVNGVTVYKTPDAALVGQGLSGTIDMQTARPLSFGERVIAVSGRYQKSSLGRAANVDPYGNRFSASYIDQFLDKTLGIAIGYAHSDMPIQENQVGLYEPWTTEHTDKGNRPGVAAGTYFSDGIKALRRTGNNKRDGVMATIQFRPNNSWTSTFDAFHTEAEQIDTANQFELNLSNYNGNYTPGLLVSNPQINANGSFTGGTASGVYPLVRGMYNKRKDKIDAFGWNNEFNFSGVKLVADLNYSKATRDELNLENNLQLTPMPQLDTVGVSIRQNGFSQISPGLDYSNPGALFLTNTIYGSGYGKVPQVEDRLKGGKLAATIALPDAIASWAPDIDIGVNYADRRKVKTQSEGNILLGAQGDANIASDLQYRPVDLSFAGLGTIPAWNVPAAVGRYMTFNPVDNLDYLIPKSWTVQEKITTAWARLNINTDIGVVGVRGNIGVQMQHTDQSSDSRYWDSSQPAGSNIQPYSAGRTYNDWLPSLNLAFMFPHQQTLRFAAAKQVARPRVDQMRAGLEFGVDTGTGRPGGSGGNPLLDPWRATALDLSYEKYFGEKAYVAAAIFYKDLKSYVYTQSVDNYDFTALLGSYVPPPGMTAPVLTTGTFSAPQNGKGGTLKGLELTASFPLDMLTDNLRGFGVQASATFNKSDITILDPESASSVGSDPISLPGLSKRVYNFTTYYERSGFEARVSQRRRSDFIGEIGNFNGNRSLRYVVGENVTDAQVSYTFSDSSALRGLTLLLQGSNLTNEPYRTYAGSKDRPLEYIEWGRTYMLGVNYKF, from the coding sequence ATGTTGAACCACAAGCGCAGTGCGCTGAGTCTCGCGCTGGCCGTTGTACTGGCGCCGACGCTGGCGTCGGCACAGTCCACGCAGAGCACCACCACGCCGGCCGGCACCGCCGCCACCAACCTGGACACGGTGCAGGTCACCGGCATCCGCCGCGGCATCGAGAGCGCGATCGCGGTCAAGCAGGACGCCACCTCGGTGGTCGAGGCGATCTCCGCCGAAGACATCGGCAAGCTGCCCGACGTCAGCATCGCCGAGTCGATCTCGCGCCTGCCCGGCCTGGCCGCGCAGCGCGTGGCGGGCCGTGCGCAGGTGATCAGCGTGCGCGGCCTGTCGCCGGACTTCGCCACCACCCTGCTCAATGGCCGCGAAGTGGTCAGCACCGGTGACAACCGCGGCGTCGAGTTCGACCAGTATCCGTCCGAGCTGGTCAACGGCGTGACCGTGTACAAGACCCCGGATGCGGCGCTGGTCGGCCAGGGCCTGTCGGGCACCATCGACATGCAGACGGCACGCCCGCTCAGCTTCGGCGAACGCGTGATCGCGGTCAGCGGCCGGTACCAGAAGAGCTCGCTCGGTCGCGCCGCCAACGTCGATCCGTACGGCAACCGCTTCAGCGCCAGCTATATCGACCAGTTCCTGGACAAGACCCTGGGCATCGCCATCGGCTACGCGCACAGCGACATGCCGATCCAGGAGAACCAGGTCGGCCTGTATGAGCCGTGGACCACCGAGCACACCGACAAGGGCAACCGCCCGGGCGTTGCCGCCGGCACCTACTTCTCCGATGGCATCAAGGCGCTGCGCCGCACCGGCAACAACAAGCGCGACGGCGTGATGGCCACGATCCAGTTCCGGCCGAACAACAGCTGGACCAGCACCTTCGATGCGTTCCACACCGAAGCCGAGCAGATCGACACCGCCAACCAGTTCGAGCTCAACCTGAGCAACTACAACGGCAATTACACACCCGGCCTGCTGGTCAGCAACCCGCAGATCAACGCCAATGGATCATTCACCGGCGGCACCGCCAGCGGCGTGTACCCGCTGGTACGCGGCATGTACAACAAGCGCAAGGACAAGATCGACGCGTTCGGCTGGAACAACGAATTCAACTTCAGTGGCGTCAAGCTGGTCGCCGACCTGAACTACTCCAAGGCCACCCGCGATGAGCTGAACCTGGAAAACAACCTGCAGCTGACGCCGATGCCGCAGCTGGATACGGTCGGCGTGTCGATCCGCCAGAACGGTTTCTCGCAGATCAGCCCGGGCCTGGACTATTCCAACCCCGGCGCGTTGTTCCTGACCAACACCATCTACGGTTCCGGCTACGGCAAGGTGCCGCAGGTGGAAGACCGCCTGAAGGGTGGCAAGCTGGCCGCCACCATCGCCCTGCCCGATGCCATCGCCTCGTGGGCGCCGGACATCGACATCGGCGTGAACTACGCCGACCGCCGCAAAGTGAAGACGCAGTCCGAAGGCAACATCCTGCTCGGTGCCCAGGGCGATGCCAACATCGCCTCGGACCTGCAGTACCGCCCGGTGGACCTGAGCTTCGCCGGCCTCGGCACCATCCCGGCCTGGAACGTGCCGGCCGCGGTGGGGCGCTACATGACCTTCAACCCGGTCGACAACCTGGACTACCTGATTCCCAAGTCGTGGACGGTGCAGGAAAAGATCACCACCGCGTGGGCGCGCCTGAACATCAACACCGACATCGGCGTGGTCGGCGTGCGCGGCAACATCGGCGTGCAGATGCAGCACACCGACCAGAGCTCGGATTCGCGCTACTGGGACAGCTCGCAGCCGGCCGGCAGCAACATCCAGCCCTACTCCGCTGGCCGCACGTACAACGACTGGCTGCCGAGCTTGAACCTGGCCTTCATGTTCCCGCACCAGCAGACGTTGCGCTTCGCCGCCGCCAAGCAGGTCGCACGCCCGCGCGTGGACCAGATGCGCGCCGGCCTGGAGTTCGGCGTGGACACCGGCACCGGCCGCCCTGGCGGCAGCGGCGGTAATCCGCTGCTGGACCCGTGGCGTGCCACCGCGCTGGACCTCTCCTATGAGAAGTACTTCGGCGAGAAGGCCTATGTGGCCGCCGCGATCTTCTACAAGGACCTGAAGAGCTACGTCTACACCCAGTCGGTGGACAACTACGACTTCACCGCGCTGCTGGGCAGTTACGTGCCGCCGCCGGGCATGACGGCGCCGGTGCTGACCACCGGCACCTTCTCCGCTCCGCAGAACGGCAAGGGCGGCACGCTGAAGGGCCTGGAACTGACCGCGTCGTTCCCGCTGGACATGCTGACCGACAATCTGCGCGGCTTCGGCGTGCAGGCCAGCGCGACCTTCAACAAGAGCGACATCACCATCCTGGATCCGGAGAGCGCCTCCAGCGTGGGCAGTGACCCGATCAGCCTGCCGGGCCTGTCCAAGCGCGTGTACAACTTCACCACCTATTACGAGCGCAGCGGATTTGAAGCACGCGTGAGCCAGCGCCGGCGTTCGGACTTCATCGGTGAGATCGGCAATTTCAACGGCAACCGCAGCCTGCGCTACGTCGTCGGCGAAAACGTGACCGATGCG
- a CDS encoding glycoside hydrolase family 97 protein, whose protein sequence is MPMSHTVVRALFAHMLGVALLGLATLAQAAPQVVSVESPGKVLKVSLVLDGGTARYRVERFGEPVVADSKLGFELRDGRLDRDFALLGHQQRSVDDTWEQPWGERRLTRNHFNEMTVQLAGTTGSRRRLDVVFRVYDDGLGFRYVFPQQPNLREAIIDDELTEFAIAPESTAWWIPAGEPIHYEYLYQRTPLREVPLVHTPMTLRSRDGLHVAIHEAALVDYAGMWLRRTEGQRLRAQLSPSAEGWKVRRALPFATPWRTLQIADRAGGLVESDLILNLNEPNALGDVSWVKPAKYVGVWWSMHLDNESWATGPKHAATTARTKKVIDFAAAHGFRGVLVEGWNPGWDGMWVGNGYDFDFTRATSDFDIEALSAYGLKKGVHLIGHHETGCAIEHYEDQLGAALDLYARLGVDQFKTGYVCDDGQVDRRNPTGGPLWREWHDGQFMARHHLKVVQEAARRHLSVNPHEPIKDTGLRRTYPNWISREGARGMEYNAWGQPPNPPEHEVNLVFTRMLAGPMDYTPGILSLKGRHGQAIPSTLARQLALYVVLYSPIQMAADLPEHYLQHREAFRFIEDVAVDWEQSRVLDGEVGDYVTIVRRDRNSRDWFLGSITDEHGRVLSVSLGFLEPGVRYRAEIYRDGEGADFRSNPFAFARETREVTSADAVTLVLAPGGGQAIRFTPL, encoded by the coding sequence ATGCCGATGTCACACACGGTTGTACGCGCACTGTTCGCGCACATGCTCGGCGTGGCCCTGCTGGGATTGGCCACGCTGGCACAGGCCGCGCCACAGGTCGTCAGCGTCGAATCACCCGGCAAGGTGCTCAAGGTCAGCCTGGTGCTGGACGGCGGCACCGCCCGCTACCGCGTCGAGCGTTTCGGCGAGCCCGTGGTGGCCGATTCGAAGCTGGGCTTCGAACTGCGCGATGGCCGCCTGGACCGCGATTTCGCCCTGCTCGGCCACCAGCAGCGCAGCGTCGATGACACCTGGGAACAGCCCTGGGGCGAGCGCCGGCTCACCCGCAACCACTTCAACGAGATGACCGTGCAGCTGGCCGGGACCACCGGCAGCAGGCGCCGGCTGGATGTGGTGTTCCGCGTCTACGACGATGGCCTGGGCTTCCGCTATGTATTCCCTCAGCAGCCGAACCTGCGCGAGGCCATCATCGATGACGAACTGACCGAGTTCGCCATCGCGCCCGAATCAACCGCCTGGTGGATTCCCGCCGGTGAGCCGATCCACTACGAATACCTGTACCAGCGCACGCCGCTTCGCGAGGTGCCGCTGGTGCATACGCCGATGACCCTGCGCAGCCGTGATGGCCTGCACGTGGCGATCCACGAGGCCGCGTTGGTGGACTACGCCGGCATGTGGCTGCGGCGAACCGAGGGACAACGCCTGCGCGCGCAGCTGTCACCCTCGGCCGAAGGCTGGAAGGTGCGCCGTGCCCTGCCCTTCGCCACGCCCTGGCGCACGCTGCAGATCGCAGACCGTGCCGGTGGCCTGGTCGAATCGGACCTGATCCTCAACCTCAACGAGCCCAATGCGCTGGGCGATGTGAGCTGGGTGAAACCGGCCAAGTACGTGGGCGTGTGGTGGTCGATGCACCTGGACAACGAGAGCTGGGCGACCGGACCGAAGCATGCGGCCACCACCGCCAGGACGAAGAAGGTGATCGACTTCGCCGCCGCGCACGGCTTCCGTGGTGTGCTGGTGGAAGGCTGGAATCCGGGCTGGGACGGCATGTGGGTAGGCAATGGCTACGACTTCGATTTCACCCGTGCCACGTCCGATTTCGACATTGAAGCACTGTCGGCGTATGGCCTGAAGAAGGGTGTTCACCTGATCGGCCACCATGAAACCGGCTGCGCCATCGAACACTACGAGGATCAGCTGGGCGCTGCGCTGGACCTGTACGCACGGCTGGGCGTGGACCAGTTCAAGACCGGCTATGTCTGCGACGACGGCCAGGTCGACCGCCGCAATCCCACGGGGGGCCCGCTGTGGCGCGAGTGGCACGACGGGCAGTTCATGGCCCGCCACCATCTGAAGGTGGTGCAGGAAGCCGCGCGCCGGCACCTGTCGGTGAACCCGCATGAGCCGATCAAGGACACCGGCCTGCGCCGCACCTATCCCAACTGGATCTCGCGCGAAGGTGCGCGTGGCATGGAGTACAACGCCTGGGGCCAGCCACCGAACCCGCCGGAACATGAGGTCAACCTGGTGTTCACCCGCATGCTGGCCGGGCCGATGGATTACACCCCCGGCATCCTCAGCCTGAAGGGCCGCCACGGCCAGGCCATCCCCAGCACGTTGGCCCGCCAACTGGCGCTGTACGTGGTGCTGTACAGCCCGATCCAGATGGCCGCCGACCTGCCCGAGCACTACCTGCAGCATCGCGAGGCGTTCCGCTTCATCGAAGACGTGGCGGTGGACTGGGAGCAGAGCCGCGTGCTCGATGGCGAAGTGGGCGACTACGTGACCATCGTGCGCCGCGACCGCAACAGCCGCGACTGGTTCCTCGGCAGCATCACGGATGAACACGGCCGCGTGCTGTCGGTGTCGCTGGGCTTCCTGGAGCCAGGCGTGCGCTATCGCGCCGAGATCTACCGTGATGGTGAAGGCGCTGATTTCCGCAGCAACCCGTTCGCGTTCGCACGCGAAACCCGCGAGGTGACCAGTGCCGATGCAGTGACGCTGGTGCTGGCACCGGGCGGTGGGCAGGCCATTCGCTTCACGCCGCTGTGA
- a CDS encoding Six-hairpin glycosidase-like protein, protein MLKIICLTAALGAALGSTAQAADLQFDGRHARAEAAANGSYLLHAPKGEVRIAPMPMRSQTGSVMFDALFALAQQEMDQDRVDAIRDPAFDEGRPVPCECFQTGARWPYVWTRDVSFAADLALARLDPERTRQSLQFKLSAARDGQTRGLFVAQDTGSGGSWPISSDRVVWFLAARHLLEDRAFADQVWQALQGTLAQDRAMVFDTQMGLYRGETSFLDWREQTYPDWTREDVRFIGDSYALSTNVLHYQALRLAERLAGQHGDARAAEYKAWADALAQQIDARFWREDIGQYMSYIGEAAHPVPYTKVDLLGLSLGILADVLPPERARRALAAYPMGPAGSPVVWPQEAQQPIYHNRAIWPFVSAYSLRAARQLDDAPRIAAEIRSLMQGAALAGSNMENYELVSQAVHVEDGALSGPVVNSERQLWSVAGYLSMVVEGVFGVQDDGRVQPKLPAVLVPELFGTQRSISLEVAGKRYVLERPQNVGDGLLLAGRTTTRGTTTTVQLVAAPAATGFTATTADANARAPATPVAPQPLRKGAGWDVQVAAHHVLWQDGKTVTASNGVAHISDDGLQHCLSLTHRQGMLESLHSPTVCVGPEQLLKGEQHWQFTSANAGHVRLRLQYANPNGPINTGVTAAVKQLALQCPGQPLQRHTVALPHSVGLQESTSATFAVPKGRCTVTLEEGFNMSALEHFAHYTGGKGGREGVLNQAQVQALKVAPVAMEEGAR, encoded by the coding sequence ATGCTGAAGATCATTTGCCTGACCGCTGCCCTGGGGGCAGCGCTGGGATCGACCGCGCAGGCGGCCGACCTGCAATTCGACGGCCGCCATGCGCGTGCCGAAGCCGCTGCCAACGGCAGCTACCTGCTGCATGCGCCGAAGGGTGAGGTGCGCATCGCGCCCATGCCGATGCGCAGCCAGACAGGTAGCGTGATGTTCGACGCGTTGTTCGCGCTGGCCCAGCAGGAAATGGACCAGGATCGCGTGGATGCGATCCGCGATCCTGCGTTCGACGAAGGCCGGCCGGTGCCATGCGAGTGCTTCCAGACAGGCGCGCGCTGGCCCTATGTGTGGACCCGCGATGTCAGCTTCGCCGCCGATCTGGCGCTGGCGCGGCTGGACCCGGAGCGCACCCGGCAGTCGCTGCAGTTCAAGCTGTCGGCGGCGCGCGATGGCCAAACGCGCGGCCTGTTCGTGGCGCAGGACACCGGTTCCGGTGGCAGCTGGCCGATCAGCAGCGATCGCGTGGTGTGGTTCCTGGCTGCACGTCATCTGCTGGAGGATCGCGCGTTTGCCGACCAGGTCTGGCAGGCGCTGCAGGGCACGCTGGCGCAGGACCGCGCGATGGTGTTCGACACGCAGATGGGCCTGTACCGGGGGGAAACCTCGTTCCTGGACTGGCGCGAGCAGACCTATCCTGACTGGACCCGCGAGGATGTGCGCTTCATCGGTGATTCCTATGCGCTGTCCACCAACGTGCTGCACTACCAGGCACTGCGCCTGGCCGAACGCCTGGCCGGCCAGCACGGCGATGCCCGCGCGGCCGAGTACAAGGCGTGGGCCGATGCGTTGGCGCAGCAGATTGATGCGCGCTTCTGGCGCGAGGACATCGGCCAGTACATGAGCTACATCGGCGAAGCCGCGCACCCGGTGCCGTACACCAAGGTCGATCTGCTCGGGCTGTCACTGGGCATCCTGGCCGACGTGCTGCCGCCCGAGCGTGCGCGCCGTGCGCTGGCGGCGTACCCGATGGGGCCGGCTGGCAGCCCGGTGGTCTGGCCGCAGGAAGCGCAGCAGCCGATCTACCACAACCGCGCGATCTGGCCGTTCGTCAGCGCCTACTCGCTGCGTGCAGCGCGGCAGCTGGATGATGCGCCGCGCATCGCGGCCGAGATCCGCTCGCTGATGCAGGGTGCCGCGCTGGCTGGCTCCAACATGGAGAACTACGAGCTGGTCAGCCAGGCGGTGCATGTCGAGGACGGTGCGCTGAGCGGCCCGGTGGTCAATTCCGAACGCCAGCTGTGGTCGGTGGCCGGCTATCTGTCGATGGTGGTCGAAGGTGTATTCGGCGTGCAGGACGATGGCCGCGTGCAGCCCAAGCTGCCGGCGGTGCTGGTGCCGGAGCTGTTCGGCACGCAGCGCAGCATCAGCCTGGAAGTCGCTGGCAAGCGCTACGTGCTGGAGCGCCCGCAGAACGTGGGCGACGGCCTGCTGCTGGCCGGCAGGACCACCACGCGCGGCACGACCACCACGGTGCAGCTGGTCGCTGCACCGGCAGCAACTGGTTTCACCGCCACGACGGCGGATGCCAACGCGCGTGCGCCGGCCACGCCGGTGGCGCCGCAGCCCCTGCGCAAGGGCGCGGGCTGGGACGTCCAGGTCGCCGCGCATCACGTGCTGTGGCAGGACGGCAAGACGGTCACCGCCAGCAACGGCGTGGCGCACATCAGCGACGATGGCCTGCAGCACTGCCTCAGCCTGACCCATCGCCAAGGCATGCTGGAATCACTGCACAGTCCGACGGTCTGTGTCGGACCGGAGCAGCTGCTGAAGGGGGAGCAGCACTGGCAGTTCACCTCGGCCAACGCCGGACACGTACGGCTGCGGTTGCAGTACGCCAACCCGAACGGCCCGATCAACACCGGCGTCACCGCTGCGGTGAAGCAGCTGGCGCTGCAGTGTCCCGGCCAGCCGCTGCAACGGCACACGGTTGCCTTGCCGCACAGCGTGGGCTTGCAGGAATCGACCTCCGCAACGTTCGCGGTGCCCAAGGGCCGCTGTACGGTCACGCTTGAAGAGGGCTTCAACATGAGCGCGCTTGAACACTTCGCGCACTACACCGGTGGCAAGGGCGGCCGTGAGGGCGTGCTCAACCAGGCGCAGGTGCAGGCGCTGAAGGTGGCACCGGTGGCGATGGAAGAGGGCGCACGATGA
- a CDS encoding MFS transporter produces MNRPAKPQLSFWQIWNMCFGFLGIQFGFALQNANASRIFETLGADIEAVPGLWIAAPLTGLLVQPVIGYLSDRTWTRWGRRRPFFMIGAVLTTLALLVMPNSPTLWIAAGTLWVLDASINVSMEPFRAFVGDQLAPRQRPTGYAMQSFFIGVGAIVASFLPFILAHFGVANTAAAGEVPDTVRYAFYFGAVVLLAAISWTVVSTREYSPAQLAAFDDAEPPAHHAARVISGPAPWTQVALWLGLGVLLALLIAWRQGDRMLYVLAGLCAGYGLLLAVARALPATHMLAAIVGDLRAMPVTMRRLAWVQFFSWFALFAMWIYTTAAVAGTHFGSTDPQSAAYNEGANWVGVLFGAYNGFAALAAVLIPPMVRAIGLRWSHLVNLWLGGAGLVSLMFIRDPHWLLLSMVGVGFAWASILSLPYALLSDSVPASKMGVYMGIFNFFIVIPQLVAASALGFALRAWLGGQPMHVLVLGGCSLFIAGLCVLRVPSRPEVV; encoded by the coding sequence ATGAATCGTCCCGCCAAGCCACAACTGTCGTTCTGGCAGATCTGGAACATGTGTTTCGGCTTCCTTGGCATCCAGTTCGGTTTCGCGCTGCAGAACGCCAATGCCAGCCGCATCTTCGAGACGCTGGGCGCGGACATCGAGGCGGTGCCCGGGCTGTGGATCGCCGCACCGCTCACCGGCCTGCTGGTGCAGCCGGTGATCGGCTACCTGTCCGACCGCACCTGGACGCGCTGGGGCCGCCGCCGTCCGTTCTTCATGATCGGTGCCGTGCTGACCACGCTGGCGCTGCTGGTGATGCCGAACTCGCCGACGCTGTGGATCGCCGCCGGCACGCTGTGGGTGCTGGACGCTTCGATCAACGTATCGATGGAGCCGTTCCGTGCCTTCGTCGGTGACCAGCTGGCGCCACGCCAGCGTCCCACCGGCTATGCGATGCAGAGCTTCTTCATCGGCGTGGGCGCGATCGTTGCCAGCTTCCTGCCGTTCATCCTGGCCCACTTCGGCGTGGCCAATACGGCCGCCGCCGGTGAAGTGCCGGACACCGTGCGCTACGCGTTCTACTTCGGCGCGGTGGTGCTGCTGGCAGCGATCAGCTGGACGGTGGTGAGCACCCGCGAGTACTCGCCGGCGCAGCTGGCCGCATTCGACGATGCCGAGCCACCGGCGCACCATGCCGCGCGTGTGATCAGCGGACCGGCACCGTGGACGCAGGTGGCGTTGTGGCTGGGACTGGGTGTGCTGCTGGCCCTGCTGATCGCCTGGCGCCAGGGTGACAGGATGCTGTACGTGCTGGCGGGGCTGTGTGCGGGCTACGGCCTGCTGCTGGCCGTGGCCCGCGCGCTGCCTGCCACCCATATGCTGGCCGCCATCGTCGGCGACCTGCGCGCGATGCCGGTCACCATGCGCCGCCTGGCGTGGGTGCAGTTCTTCTCGTGGTTCGCGCTGTTCGCCATGTGGATCTACACCACCGCTGCGGTGGCCGGTACCCACTTCGGTTCGACCGATCCACAGTCGGCCGCCTACAACGAAGGTGCCAACTGGGTGGGCGTGCTGTTTGGCGCCTACAACGGCTTCGCTGCGCTGGCGGCGGTGCTGATTCCGCCGATGGTGCGTGCGATCGGCCTGCGCTGGAGCCATCTGGTCAACCTGTGGCTGGGCGGCGCCGGCCTGGTCTCGCTGATGTTCATCCGCGACCCGCACTGGCTGCTGCTGTCGATGGTGGGTGTGGGCTTTGCCTGGGCCTCGATCCTGTCGCTGCCGTATGCACTGCTGTCCGACAGCGTGCCGGCGTCGAAGATGGGCGTGTACATGGGCATCTTCAATTTCTTCATCGTGATCCCGCAGCTGGTCGCGGCCAGTGCGCTCGGCTTTGCCTTGCGCGCCTGGCTGGGCGGTCAGCCGATGCATGTGCTGGTACTGGGCGGCTGCAGCCTGTTCATTGCCGGCCTGTGTGTGCTGCGGGTTCCGTCCCGACCGGAGGTGGTGTGA
- a CDS encoding alpha-amylase family glycosyl hydrolase, whose product MRAALAVAVSLALFAGQAAAAPRPDYVGTTEPFASDAVYFVVTDRFVNGDPSNDHRDQGGAHRTFDIPVPCPDKVDGNIGYLGGDFRGVLDNAQYIRNLGFGAVWITPIVDNPDEAFTGSKPISCTSTLTDRGKTGYHGYWGINFYKLDEHLPSKDLDFAGLTKGLHGAGLKVVLDIVGNHGSPAWTMPTRQPQFGQIFDKDGKLIADHQNLPPQKLDPKHNPLHAFYNNIGPVDSKDGSIFDGNLAELSDFNQDNPAVMDYLVGAYLQWTAQGVDALRIDTIGWLPHPWWHAFVKRIRAEHPGMFMFGEAFDYNAATIAEHTWPANANVSVLDFPLRGALEQTFGTAGKGFETLAEPLHLSGGPYANPYELMSFYDNHDMPRLQASDNGFIDAHNWLFTARGIPVVYYGSETGFMRGRAEHAGNRAYFGQSRVDAAPKSPIFAPLQRIARLREATPALQRGLQVNERLQGDEAVFFRVLQHGEVAQTALVLLNKGDQARTLTVAHYVQSGRWRDALDGGSLQVNGPLKADVPAHGVKVYVLDAAVQQPALQAELDKAMADQRARDKRLGR is encoded by the coding sequence ATGCGTGCTGCGTTGGCTGTTGCTGTTTCCCTTGCCCTGTTCGCCGGCCAGGCCGCGGCCGCGCCGCGCCCGGACTACGTCGGCACCACCGAGCCGTTCGCCAGTGATGCGGTGTACTTCGTGGTCACCGACCGCTTCGTCAATGGTGATCCGTCCAACGACCATCGTGACCAGGGGGGCGCGCACCGCACCTTCGATATTCCGGTGCCATGCCCGGACAAGGTGGACGGCAACATCGGCTACCTCGGCGGTGACTTCCGCGGCGTGCTCGACAATGCGCAGTACATCCGCAACCTGGGGTTCGGCGCGGTGTGGATCACCCCCATCGTCGACAACCCGGATGAAGCCTTCACCGGCAGCAAGCCGATCAGCTGCACCAGCACGCTGACCGACCGTGGCAAGACCGGCTACCACGGGTACTGGGGCATCAACTTCTACAAACTCGATGAACACCTGCCCAGCAAGGACCTGGACTTCGCCGGGCTGACCAAGGGCCTGCACGGTGCTGGCTTGAAGGTGGTGCTGGACATCGTCGGCAACCACGGTTCGCCGGCCTGGACCATGCCGACACGGCAGCCGCAGTTCGGGCAGATCTTCGACAAGGACGGAAAGCTGATCGCCGACCACCAGAACCTGCCGCCGCAGAAACTGGATCCGAAGCACAACCCGCTGCACGCGTTCTACAACAACATCGGTCCGGTCGACAGCAAGGATGGCTCGATCTTCGATGGCAACCTGGCTGAGCTGTCCGACTTCAATCAGGACAATCCGGCGGTGATGGACTACCTGGTCGGTGCCTACCTGCAATGGACCGCGCAGGGCGTGGATGCGCTGCGCATCGACACCATCGGCTGGCTGCCGCATCCGTGGTGGCATGCCTTCGTCAAGCGCATCCGCGCCGAGCACCCGGGCATGTTCATGTTTGGCGAAGCCTTCGACTACAACGCGGCGACCATTGCCGAGCACACCTGGCCGGCCAACGCCAATGTCAGTGTGCTCGACTTCCCGCTGCGCGGCGCACTGGAGCAGACCTTCGGCACCGCCGGCAAGGGCTTCGAGACCCTGGCCGAGCCGCTGCACCTGAGCGGGGGGCCGTACGCCAACCCGTATGAGCTGATGAGCTTCTACGACAACCACGACATGCCGCGCCTGCAGGCCAGCGACAACGGCTTCATCGATGCGCACAACTGGCTGTTCACCGCGCGCGGCATTCCGGTGGTCTATTACGGCTCGGAGACCGGTTTCATGCGTGGCCGTGCCGAGCATGCCGGCAACCGTGCGTACTTCGGCCAGTCGCGTGTGGATGCGGCGCCGAAGAGCCCGATCTTCGCGCCGCTGCAGCGTATCGCCAGGCTGCGCGAAGCCACCCCGGCGCTGCAGCGCGGCCTGCAGGTGAATGAGCGCCTGCAGGGCGATGAGGCGGTGTTCTTCCGCGTGCTGCAGCATGGCGAGGTGGCGCAGACCGCGCTGGTGTTGCTGAACAAGGGCGACCAGGCCAGGACTCTCACCGTGGCGCATTACGTCCAGTCCGGCCGCTGGCGTGATGCGCTGGACGGCGGTTCGTTGCAGGTGAACGGTCCGCTGAAGGCCGACGTGCCCGCGCACGGCGTGAAGGTCTATGTGCTGGACGCCGCCGTGCAGCAGCCGGCGCTGCAGGCCGAGCTGGACAAGGCGATGGCCGACCAGCGGGCACGGGACAAGCGGCTGGGGCGTTGA
- a CDS encoding SseB family protein produces the protein MTDLAPQTPIETLLKAAMDGAVPIRAFMEAFVASEVVLLTGSLVTPDGSGFDPLLFDKQGTLHVAVFTDPSRVGIYSQQAEHQIRWLMLDVLRRVPGGYGVVINPGTSLGFEISPSGVGEILKDFARG, from the coding sequence ATGACCGACCTCGCCCCGCAGACCCCGATCGAAACCCTGCTGAAGGCGGCGATGGACGGGGCGGTGCCGATCCGCGCCTTCATGGAGGCCTTCGTCGCCTCTGAGGTGGTGCTGCTGACCGGCAGCCTGGTCACCCCCGACGGCAGCGGCTTCGACCCGCTGCTGTTCGACAAGCAGGGCACCCTGCACGTGGCCGTGTTCACCGATCCGTCGCGGGTGGGCATCTACAGCCAGCAGGCCGAACACCAGATCCGCTGGCTGATGCTGGACGTGCTGCGCCGCGTGCCGGGTGGCTATGGCGTGGTGATCAACCCGGGTACTTCGCTGGGCTTCGAGATCTCGCCCAGCGGCGTGGGCGAGATCCTGAAGGACTTCGCGCGGGGCTGA
- a CDS encoding GNAT family N-acetyltransferase, which translates to MEFRELPVNAPERQQLAQWYHAEWGQDAGLTLEQELQRLNPPQDAEGFPHLIAGFDGDQLVGAVQLKRREMQAFPQYEHWLGSVFVADSHRGRGLAGALVEQAAAQAVRMGVSDLYLQTEALDGGLYARLGWKPLQEADNRSYRVLVMVRRLAA; encoded by the coding sequence ATGGAATTCAGGGAATTACCCGTCAATGCGCCGGAACGGCAGCAATTGGCCCAGTGGTACCACGCGGAATGGGGCCAGGACGCCGGCCTGACACTGGAACAGGAACTGCAGCGGCTCAATCCGCCGCAGGATGCCGAAGGTTTCCCGCACCTGATCGCAGGATTCGATGGAGACCAGTTGGTCGGTGCCGTGCAGCTCAAGCGGCGGGAAATGCAGGCGTTCCCACAGTACGAACATTGGCTGGGCAGCGTGTTCGTGGCCGACAGCCATCGTGGGCGTGGGCTGGCTGGCGCGCTGGTGGAGCAGGCAGCGGCGCAGGCGGTGCGGATGGGGGTTTCCGATCTCTACCTGCAGACCGAGGCCCTGGACGGTGGTCTGTATGCGCGGCTGGGATGGAAGCCGCTGCAGGAAGCCGACAACCGCAGCTATCGCGTGCTGGTGATGGTGCGCAGGTTGGCCGCATGA